The genomic interval CTCCCTGGAGCAGCACAGTCGCGCCGTTGCCCTCACCGGGGCGGCGCTGGCCTGGGCCACCTGGGCGGGGGTGTTGGTGGCCGTGCTGGTGCCTCGTACCGTGAGCCTCACGGCCCTGCGGGTAGCGGCCCCGGCGGTGCTGGTGAGCGCCATCTGGGCCGCGTCGGCCGGGGGCTCCACCGTCGCCTCGGTGTCGGCCCTAGTCGCCGGTTCTCTCACGGTGATGGCGGCGTTTTCTCCTTTCACGGGGCAATGCTTTGTGAACGGCTCGGCCTATGGCGATGAGTATCGCCTGCCCCTTCGGGTGCCCGCCGCGGTGCTGCTGGGTCCCATCGTGCTGGCCGAAATCGCCGTCGTCACACCGGTGGTGGCCGGTCCGCTCCTGTTGGCCGCCGGCCAGTGGGTGGCTGGCGGACTCGTCGTGGTGATCGGTGCACCAACCGCCTGGTTCGCCCTGCGGGCGCTGCACGGCTTGAGTCGGCGCTGGGTGGTATTCGTACCGGCCGGCCTGGTGCTACACGACCGGCACACGATGAACGAAGCCGTCTTGTTTCCCCGGCGCCTGATTGCTCGGCTCGGCCCGGCGCGTGATCCTCTCCCCCCCGACACGCTCGACCTCACCGCGGGATCGTTGGGACTGGCCGTGGAACTCGTAGTGAGCTCGCCGCTGGAGGTGGCGCCGCGGCGCAATGACCGCACGGTGAAGGTGGTGACGGTGCCGTCGGTGGTCTTTACTCCCACCCGTCCCGGAGCCCTCTTGGCCGAGGCCACCCGTCGTCGCCTCCCGGTGGAGTAAGCAGCATCGATAGGCGGCACCGCGGCCACTGATTACGCTGCGGGCATGGCTGCAGCGCGTCCACACCAGCGTTTGATCCGCAGAATCAGCTTGGCTCTCGTGCTGTTCGGGGCCGTAGTGGCCCTCTGGGCCACGTTGCCGTATTCCGATGCCGTCCCCTTGGCGGTAGCGGAGGACCAACCCGCCGCGTCGGTCACCTTCACCTGCCCCGCAATCATCGGCGGCGATAGCCGGCCCATCCCCAGCGCCGCGGCCCGCCAGGCCCGCCAGGCCGGGGAGTTAACCCGCCGTCCGTGCGAACCGTTGGAACAAACGCGACGCGTGCTCACCGTCGTGGACCTAGTGATGGTGGCCTTCGCCTTGGGCTGTCTCATCCGGTACCGCACCCAAGGTGCTCAGGCCACAATGCCGCCCGCCACCACCTCGTCGTTGTCGTAAAGCACCACGCTCTGGCCGGGGGCCACCCGTCGGCTGGGATTGGCGAACATCACGGTGGTGCCCACCACGCGACACCGCTGGGGGGTTCCATGAGCACTCGTCTGGGCCAGCAGTTCGCCGGCCTCCGCTTCACCCACCCAACGAAGCTCCTCCAACACCACTTGGTCCACCAACAGTGCCGCCGCATCGCCGACGGTCACGGTGGCCGCCGGCCCATCCACCTTGATCACATAGGCCACTTCGCTGCCCCCAACCAGGCCCAGGCCTCGCCGTTGGCCGATGGTCACCAATTCCACCTCGGGTACGAATCCCACGGTGGTTCCCGCAGCATCGATCACGCGTCCGGGCCGGGTGGCGATGCGGTCGGCGAGGAACGCACTGCGCCCGCCGGTGGCGGTGATGAAACACACGTCTTGGCTGTCGGGTTTGTCGGCGGTGGCGAGGCCGAGTCGGGTGGCCTCGGCCCGGACTTCACTTTTACTGAGATGTCCCACCGGAAAACTCACCCGAGCCAGGCCCGCGGCATCGAGCACATGCACCACATAGGACTGGTCCTTGCTCGGATCGGCCCCCCGCCGGACGCGTCGCGTGCCATCGGGTCGCTCGACGATGCGCGCGTGGTGCCCGGTGGCTACTGCATCGAAGCCAAGGGCATCAGCGCGGCGTAAGAGCCGATCGAACTTGAGATGGCGATTGCACTCGATGCAGGGGTTGGGGGTGCGGCCCGCCGCGTGAGCGCTGACGTAGGGGGCCACCACGTGCTGGTCGAAATCGTCGCCGAAGTTGAACACGTGGTGGTCGATGCCCAGCCGTCGCGCCACCGAGCGGGCATCGTCGACATCGGCTACCGAGCAGCAGCCTGAGTCCGAGTCGCCGCCCCACAGTTTGAGAGTGGCGCCCACCACCTCGTGGCCGGCTTCCACCAGCAGAGCGGCCGCCACCGACGAGTCGACCCCACCCGACATCGCCACCAGGACACGGGTGGCGGCGGTCATGCCGGTGCCCCGTCACGAGCGTGAGCGGCGAGGCGGGGGGCCGCTTCGAGCACTCCGACGGTGGCGGCGGCCACATCCGCCTCCCGAGTGGACCATCCCATGCTCAAGCGCAGGGAACCGCCCGCCAGGGAGCGATCCAGGCCGAGGGCCGCCAGCACATGAGACGGCTCCTGGGCACCACTGGCACAACTCGATGCGGCCGACGCCAGCACGCGGTGGTCGTGTTCGAGGAGGTACAGCAACGCTTCGCTGTCCACCGCGGGAAGACAGAGGTTGGCGATGCCCGCCACCAAGTGGGACCGCTCACCATCCACCGCCGCACTCTCCACGGCCCCGGGGATGGCGGCGAGGATGGTGTCCACCAAACCATCCCGCCAGATCGTGGCCCGAGCCACCAGGGCCTCGCGGTCGGCCGCCGATGCCCGGGCGGCCGCCGCCAGGGCCACCGCGCCAGCCACGTCTTGAGTACCGCTGCGGCGGTCGCGTTCCTGACCGCCGCCGCGCAACATCGGCTCCAGCACCACACCCCGTCGCACCAAGAGCGCTCCGGTGCCCTTCGGCCCGCCGCATTTGTGGGCGGCGATGGTAACCAAGTCGGCGGCCTCGGTATGGGCACGCACATCAAGCCAGCACAGCGCTTGGGCAGCATCGGTGTGCAGTACGGCTCCCGGGGCGCGGGCCCGCACCACCTCGGCCACCTCAGCCAGCGGCTGGATCGTGCCGACCTCGTTGTTTACGAGCATCACCGATACCAAACTGACGCTGGAATCGAGCGCGTCGGCCAGCGCATCGAGGTCGATCACCCCGCGCTCGTCCACGGGCACAACACGGCCCCCGGCGGCCCTCACCGGATCGAGCACGGCATGGTGTTCAATGGCGGAGCACACCGCCACGCCGCCACGGGTGCCCAAGACCCCGTGCACCGCCAGGTTGTCGGCTTCGGTGCCACCGCTGGTGAATACGACATCACCGGGGGCGCCACCCACCACCGCCACCAACTCCGCCCGGGCGGCATCGAGCGCGGCGCGCGCCGCTCGGGCCAAAGCATGCGCCCCGGAGGGGTTGCCGTAACCCTCGGTGAGCAAGGGCACCAACGCGGCAATGACCTCGGGGCGGGCCGGGGTGCTAGCGGCGTGGTCGAGATAGTGCCAGACCGACATCAGCAGGCCGGGGGCACCAGCGAGGCCGCGGCGGGCGCCGAGAACCTTGGCATCGGGGACCGGGGTGAGGACCGAGGCGCGACGAACGGGCTATCCACCGTTGTGCTCCCATCGCGAACGACCCATTCCACCGAAAGATTCTAGCGGGCCCTCCCGCGTGACGGCGGGGCGCTCGGCCCACGGAGGTGAAGAAGCGCCGCGGCGAGGAACCCTCTGCTCGTCGGCCAGCGTCCCCGTTTTCGGCTGGGGCCAGGGTAACCTTGTGCCTGTGCATAGAGGCATTTTCGACCACCAATGAGCCAACTGCGCCTGAACCCTCTGACGGGTCGTTGGGTCACTGTGTCGACAGGACGAGCCGACCGACCTGGTGAATTGATCTCGCGGCAATCGCCGGTGGAATCAGACCCCGATCGCCTCTGCCCGTTCTGTCCCGGCAACGAGGAGGCCACTCCCCCGGCGCTGGAGACCTACGGGGCCAGTGGGCGCTGGCAGGTTCGTGTGGTGCCAAACCTGTTCCCGGCCTTTGTTGGCAACAACGCCCTGCGGGTGCAGAACCTTGGGCCGGTGTGGACGCAGGCCACCGCCAGTGGGGTGCACGAGGTGCTGGTGTTTAGCCCTGATCACACGGGAAGTTGGGCCGACCTCGACGACAAGCAAGCTGGGTTGGCCATGGCGGCTATTCGCGATCGCATGGAAGACCACGCCCGTCGCTCCACCGTTCGGTACACGCAAGCCATCGTGAACGCAGGCCGGGAGGCCGGGGCATCGCTGGAACACCCCCACGGCCAGTTGCTCGGCATTCCCTTTGTGCCTGGCGAGATCGCCGAGGAGGAGGCTGGCTTCCGTCGCCACGAGGGCTCGTGTCTGCTGTGCACGACCGCCGAGGCCGAGGTGCAGGCCGGGCACCGAGTGGTGCTGGCCGATGAGCAAGCCCTGGTGATCTGTCCGTTCTGGAGTGGTGCGCCCTACGAGATGCTGGTGATCCCGCGATCACACGAAGTGCACCTGGAGTCCACGTCGCCCCCCGATGTGGTGGCGGTGGGCCGAGCCATCCGCGATGCGCTCCTTCGCCTCCGCCGCCACGTTGGTGATACCGCCTACAACCTCGTGTTTCACACGGCCCCCCATCACCACGAAGGTCCGTTTCACTGGCACGTCCATATCGTGCCGCGGCTCACCAGCCTGGCCGGTTTTGAGCAGGGAACCGGCGTGATGATCAACATCGTCGCCCCGGAACTAGCCGCCCAGCATCTCGCCGGCTAGGCGAGGCGCCGCTGACGGGTTGCTTCGGCGTACGCCTGCCGCTTGGGGACACCGAGGCGAGCGGCCACCGCCGTGGCTGCGTCACGGGCGGTATCACCGCTGGCCAAGCAGGCCCGCACGGCCACTTCCACATCGTGATCACTGGCCGGGGTGGGCGGGGGGGCACCGTTGAGCACCACCACGAACTCGCCCCGGGGTGGGTTCGCACTCACCCACCCCAATGCGTCCGCCAGCGTGCCGCGCCAATGCTCTTCGTGGAGTTTGGTGAGTTCGCGCCCTACCGCCACGGCTCGATCCGAACCGCACACGGCGGCCAGATCGGCCAGGGTCCGGGCCATCCGGTGGGGCGCTTCGTAGAGGACGACGGTGCGTGGCTCGCGAGCCACGTCGGCCAGACGAGCGGAGCGGGCCGAGCCCTGACGGGGCAGGAAGCCTTCGAACACGAAGCGACCGGCACTCAGACCACTCGCCACCAACGCGGTGATGGCGGCGGAGGGTCCGGGCACGACCTCCACGGGGTAGCCCGCTGTCACGGCGGCCTGTACCAGTCGCTCGCCGGGGTCGGAGATGCCGGGCATCCCAGCATCGGTGACCACGGCCACGCGTTCCCCCATGGCCAAGCGGCTGAGCACCCCGGTGATGGCCTGCGATTCGGTGTGATCGTTCACCACCAGCAGCGGTCGCCGTTCTACCCCGGCGTGCTGCAGGAGACGACCGGTGCGACGGGTGTCCTCGCAACAGATGACATCGGCGGCCCGCAACGCCTCAACAGCGCGGGGCGAAAGATCGCCGAGGTTGCCGATGGGCGTACCCACGAGGACGAGTGGCACGCGTCAGTCCCGGCACTCGAGTTGGTCGCCTATTGCGAGGCTCCAGCGGGCGAAGGCTCCCGCTTCGGCTTCCACGATGGATCGGGCGCGCCACACCGGGCGGCTGATGCGATGACGAGCCAGGCGGGCGGTGCGCAAGACGGTGAGGTTGCTGTCGAGCCACGCCACGTCGATCGGAAAGCGCATCCCGATGGAGTGCACGGACCGGGCGGGGTGGAGCAGCAGGGCCCCATCCACGGCGGCTTGGCCGAGGAGACCCTTGCGGCGAGCCGCGCGCGTCTCGGCCACCTGCAGAGAGGCCAGCACCTCTCCCTGTCGCAACAACCAAGGCACAGACGGTGAGGCTAGGGCCATCGGCACCGCCGATACGCCGATGGCGCGCGACGCTCATCAGACGTTGAAGCGGATCTCCATCACATCACCGTCCTGCACCACGTATTCCTTGCCCTCCACCCGTAGTTTGCCCACGTCTCGGGCGGCGCTCCAGGAACCGAGGTCGATGAGTTCGTCCCAATGGATGACCTCAGCCCGGATGAACCCGCGTTCGAAATCGGTATGGATCACGCCGGCGCATTGGGGGGCTTTGTAGCCGGAGCGGAACGTCCAAGCCCGGGATTCCTTTTCGCCGGTGGTCAAGAAGGTGCGCAGGCCGAGCAGTTTGTAGGCGGCGTGCAGGAAGGTGGGCAGCGCCCCCTCACCGAGGCCAAGACCTTCGAGCATCTCAGCCCGTTCGTTGGCGTCGAGCATGGCGGCCTCGGCTTCGAGTTGTACGCACATCCCGATCACCTCGGCCCGGCCGGCCAACTCGGCGCGCACCGGGGCGACGACCGCTTCCATGTCCTCGAGTTGGTCCTCGGCGATGTTCACCAGCGCCAGGACCGGTCGGTTCGTGAGCAAGAAGTAGTTCCCCAGCAGGACTCGATCGCTCTCAGCGAGGTTCGACCGGTAGATCGGCGTACCGGCTTCCAGCACCGCTTTCGCCCGGTCGAGGGCGGCCACTTCATCCACGAGGGACTTGTCGCCCTTGGCGGCCTTGCGGCGCTTTTCGATCTGGTTCTCTACCGTTTCGAGATCGGCGTAGGTGAGTTCGAGTTCCACCACACCCAGGTGTTCGAGCGGATCCGATGGCCCGGGCACGTCGTCATCAGCGAAGGCCCGCAGCACGAAGATGATGGCGTCGACCTCGCGGATGTGGCTGAGGAACTTGTTGCCAAGGCCCTCGCCGCGGCTGGCCCCCGCCACCAGACCACCGATGTCTACGAACTGCACGGTGGCGGGCACCACGTTCTTGCTGTGGCTCATCGCCGCCAGTGCATCGAGGCGCGGGTCGGGCACACGGGCCATGCCCACGTTGGGATCGGTGGTGGCAAAGGCGTAGGGGGCCGCCAGCGCGCCGCCGCCGGCGAGGGCGTTGTAGAGAGACGACTTGCCGGCATTGGGGAGACCGACGAACCCAAACCGCTCCATGGCGGTGCAGAGTACGAGGGCTACGGGCCCGTCGGCGACTCCGGGGGCAGACCCGGGATTGGCAGCGGCAGTTGGTGGTGGCTGGAGGCGCAAGGCGAGATGGAAATCCCCCGCCCACATTCGCCCCGGGGGGCCGGGCGGTGGCTATTCGCCAAGGGCTTGCTGACGCCACTCGTGAATGCGGGACCGACGGGACGTTGATTGCCGATCGTGCCAGAGGTGGACGTCGTCCACGATGGAGGCCACCAAGTCCACGGTGGTCGGCGAGTCGATCTTCCATCCACTGGAGTCGTGGTTGAGATCAACCACGTATTGCAATCTCAGGATGTCGCCATCGACGCCGCACTCGGGAAGAAGCGCTGCGAACACGAACCCGAGTTCGCCTATGCCGGCCGCGCACCAACCGATGGAGGGCTCACTGACCGGCAGGTCAAGGATCACGACGGGACTCCCACCGGCGAGGGCATCGTCGAGTAGTTCCATGATTCGATCGATCAAATCAGAGCCGCTCTGGACAACTTCGAGCTTGGCGATACCGGTGCCGGGATCGGTGTGGGACAGAACGATGCAGGTGGCGTCCCGGTCGAGTGGCGCCTCCGGTTCGTGGAGCGTGCGATCGATGCCGCTGCTAGCAATCACCGCCGCCAGATGCTTCACCGCCACCGGCGGCGGGTAGAGATCCCGGTGCGGGACTTCGGCGAGCGGGATGAACGCGCAAAGCACCGAAACACGGCCGCCGACATCGACGTCATCAAACCCGGCGACGCGGCGGGGGTTGGACCAGTTGAGAAAAACGCCGGTGTCGTACCCCACGATGTGGGCTTGCCTCTGGGTGACCGTGTGCACCATCACCGGCTCACCGATAATACCCACCACATCCTCATCGGCGATCAAAGCGTGGAGGCTGGTTCCGATGCTCCCGAGGAGGCCTCGCTGGCGGTAGCGGGGGTCGACCATGCCGGCACCGCCGTGAAATACTGATCCACCCGGTCGGATTCGTTGGTAGGAAACGTGACCGATCATTTCACCCGCATCGTTCTCAGCAATTCCGGCCAACCGGGTGCGGTCCCGCAACTGATCGTCGATGTCGTCGGGGATGTAGGCCGACCGTTTGTAGTCGTAGCCATAGCAGCGAAAGGCCAAACGGGCGAAGGCCTCTGAATCGCCAGGAACCATGCGGCGGAAGGTAACCACCTCATCAGCGGGGGCCAGCACCACATCGTCGAGCGAGGAGACGGCGGCGGCCGGCGTCGGCCCGGTAGCGGGGGGAAAGGCTACGAACACGTCGGCGGTGGGACCATCGGGCGACACCCCGATCACCGTCAGGCGATCGACGCAGCCGGCGGCGGCCAACTGTTTGGCTCGTCGAATGGCGCTTCGGTCGGGCGAAATGGGCAGACCGCGATCGTGGAGACGCAGGCCGACGCCCTCAGATTCTACTGCCACGGTCAGTTCGATCGATGGTTCATCCTCAGGGCTTTCCGAGCACCGGAGCACGGCATCGAGACACAGGGCTTCGATCACGCAGCGCGCCTCGTTGGAGCGCGAGTCGCTCAGGCCGGCCGAGAGCAGAGCCGCCGCCGCCGCCGCCCCCACAATCGACGCACACGACTGATTGGCGGGCACCCGCACCACGGTGAAGGGTTGAGTCGCTTGCGCAGACAATGAAACTCCTAACCGAGGAAGTGCGGAACCCTACCTAAACCCTTCATCCGGACGAAAGCGACGCCTACCCGCCGTCCGGGCCCATCTAGGGTCGGGACGTGCCCATCGAGCGTGTGGACGATCCCGGTTCGTACCCCGTGGCCGATGGGCGCGAAGCGTCGCTGGATCTGGCGGCGCTGGGGGGCCTGTTGCAGCGAGCCGGCCGGGAAGTACACGAGGGCCTGCTGCCGGCGTGTCAGATGGCGGTGGCGTACCGCGGTCGGCTTCTGGCCAGCGCCACCTTTGGCGCCTCGGCACGCAGTCGCTTCGTGATCTACTCCTGCACGAAGGCGATCACCGCTGGCGCGCTGTGGCGGGTGATGGGCGACGGTTTGTTGTCGCGCCGCACCCAGGTGGCCGATCTCGTTCCGTCCTTCGCCGACAACGGCCTCCACACCCTGACCGTCGAGCACCTGTTGACCCATACCGCCGGTGTTCCCCACGCCCCCATGCCCGACGCCGACTGGACGGATCCCCGGCGGCGGGCAGAGAGGTTTGCCTCGTGGACACCCGAATGGGAACCGGGGTCTCGTTTTGCGTACCACGGCTCCTCGGCCCATTGGGTGCTGGCCCATCTTGTTGAGACGGTTACCGGCACCGATTTCCGGGCCTTCGTGGGCGAGGACATTTTGGGTCCGTTGACCATCGACTCGCTCTGCCTCGGGCCCGCCGCCGAGGACCAAACCGACGTGCTCGATGTGATCGGGGTGGGCGAGGTGATGTCGGAGGCCGACCTCGCGAGCCTCGGTGGCGCGATGGGCTTGGATGTGTCGGCGATCGGTCGCACGGAGCCGGATCTGCTCAGGCACAACGGCCCGGCGGTGCGGGCCATCGGTCAGCCGGGTGGCGGTGCGGTGGGGCGAGCCGCCGACCTGGCGATGTACTACCAGGCGCTCCTCACTAATCCGGGGGGGTTCTGGCCACCCGCCGGGCTGGCCGCGGGCACCGCCGAGGTGGTCTGCGACCTGATCGACCCGATGACCAACGCTCCCGCCCACCGCACCCTTGGCCTGGTGAGGGCCGGGCCGACCGAGTCGGCGATGATGCGCGGCTTCGCGTCGACCAACTCGCCCCGCACCTTCGGACACATGGGCGCCGGCGGGCAGGTCGCCTGGGCCGATCCCGCCACCGGAGTGTCCTTCGCCTACCTCACCAATGGGCTCGACCGGAACCCGCTGCGGATGGGGGCACGAGGCCTGGCGCTGTCGTACCGGGCCGGGGCCATCGCAACGCCGAGGGCCTGAGCACCATCGCCACCCCGGAACCAGTTATCCCATTGGGTGCTCGGCTCCAAACCGGTGGCGGAGCCAACCCCAGCCACCCGTCGACCACAGAGCCCAGATCACGAGAAGCGGCTGAAACCACAGGCGAACCAGCCGTTGCGAGTCGGAGTCCAGCCCGAACGCGTTGGTGCCTTCAACAAATTGGGCGACGTTGCCCGGGAAGATCACGATGAAGAATCCCGCCACGATCACCCCGACCAGCGCGGCGCGGCGGCCGGCGAAGATGAGCGCCGCGCCGAGCGATAACTCCACCAACCCCGATGCCACCACCACGATGTCGGGGTCGATGGGCACCCACGAGGGCACCTGCGCTTGGAACTCGCTGCGCTGCGGACCCAGATGACCGATGCCGGCGATAACTAAGAACACACCCAGCGCCCAACGGGCAATGGTTTTGAGAAGGCTTCGCTCAGTGGTCATGGCCACAGGGTAAAGGCTCCTGGCCCGATGCGGCCGCCCCGCCGCCACCGGTTGGTTCAGCCCGGGGACCAGCCGGGCTCGGCGAGTTCGAAGGTTTCGAAACGGAACGCCGGGCTGACGGTGCAACTCATGAGGGTCCAGGCACCCAGCGGCTCGGCGGCCTGCCACCACCCCGCCGGAACCCGGCGCTGGGGCTCTTCCCCGGCGGCGAGATCTACCCCAAGCATCTGCTCCTGCACCGGACCGCGGCGGTCCTGGGCGAGGGACAGGCGCAAGGGACCACCCCCATGGAAATGCCACACTTCGTCGGCATCCACCCGATGCCACTGGCTGCGCTCCCCGGCGGCCAGAAGGAAATAGATGGCGCTCCCGGCGCCCCGAGAGCCGTCACCGGGGTCGTGGCGCCATGTCTCGCGGTAGTAGCCCCCTTCGGGGTGGGGCGACAGTCTCAGGTTCTCGATCACCTCGGCAGCGTCCATGCCCCATCGTCGCAGACTGGAGATGGCCCCAGGACAACCGGTAACGTCGTCTCCCTTATGTCGAAGCGCACGAAGAAGGCCACCATCCGGGCTCGCAAGAAGAAGGCCAACCATGGCCGTAAGCCCAATCGCGGCCGTAACTCCTAGACCACGGCTCTGAGTGAGGTACCGCCGCCCCCGGCCACCCGAGTCGACGACATTGTCGAAACCCTCGGTGGCCTTGAGGTGGCCGACCCCTACCGTTGGCTGGAAGATGGTTCCTCCTCCGAGGTAGGGGCCTGGACCACCGCCCAGAACGCTCGCACCCGCTCTGCCCTTGATGGGGTGCGGGCTCGCGACGGCTTCCGCGACCGCCTAGCTCAACTCACTCAAGCCGGCACCGCCACTTCACCCGCGCTACGCGGCGACCACCTCTTCACCATCGACCGCTGGGGAGAGCGCGACCGCGCCGCTCTCGTGGTGCGGCCGATCGCTGCCCCCATCGCCGGTCCGGGCCGGGTGCTGGTAGACCCCGCGGCCGCCAGCGGCGCCGCCACCTCCGCCATCGACTGGTACCACCCCTGTCCCGACGGCTCCCTGGTGGCCTTTGGTACCTCCGTCGGCGGCGACGAGCGTTCCACGCTGCGCATCGTTGAGGTGGCTACCGGGCAGCAGCGGCCCGACACCCTCCCCCACACCCGCGCCGCGTCGGTGGCGTGGCTGCCCGACAGCCGTGGCTTCGCCTACACCCGCTATCCCGATCCCGCCGCGGTTGGCGCGGAAGAGGCTGGCTACCACCGCCAGGTGTGGTGGCATCGCTTGGGTGACCCCGCCGCCGCCGACACCCCGTGTTTCACCGACCTCCCCGAAAAAGAAGCCTGGCCGGACGTATCGCTCTCGCCCGACGGACGTTGGCTGCTCGTGCACGTACAACGCGGCTGGAGCCAAACCGACGTGCACCTTCTCGACCGTGAGACCAACACCTGGACCACCGTCGTGGCGGGCATCGAAGCCGCCACCGGACTGCGGGTAGATCTCGACCGCCATCGCCTCATTGGCGAAACCACCCTCGGCGCCCCCAAAGGACGCCTGGTATCGCTGCCCTTGGAAGGCCATCCACCTCGATCCCCCGGCGGCGGCGAACCCGCCGTCGTGAACCCGCAGGCCCTCATCACCGAACTGGTGGCCGAGGCCGACGACATCCTCGCCGGCTTCGCCATCACCAACCCGGACCTCCTGGTGGTGCGCACACGCGCCGGCGTGTCCTCCCTCCATCACCACGACCCTGACGGCACCCACCGGGCGGAGGTCACCGCGCTCACCGGGGGCCTCGCCGCTGTCACCGCGCTAGCCGCGCACCCGAGTGCCCCGGGGATCATCGCGATAGGCCACACCTCCTTTACCCGCCCCGACACCGTGACCGCCTGGCGCCCCGAGGCCGAGCCGATCGAACTCACGCGGCTGCCATGCCCGCCCATCGCCAGCACCACCGTCACCCAACTCCGCTACCCCTCCACCGACGCCACCGAGGTGCCGATGCTCCTCGTGCACGCCACCGCCACCGCCATCAGCCACCACACCCCCACTCTGCTCACCGGCTACGGCGGGTTCAACATCACCGAGACCCCCGCCTGGAGCCCCTTCGTGGCCACCTGGTGCGAACTCGGTGGCCAGGTTGCTATCCCCGGGATCCGCGGCGGTGGCGAGGAAGGCGAGGCGTGGCATGAGGCTGGCCGACGCGCCAACAAGCCCCAGGTGTTCGCCGACTTCGAAGCCGCCGCCGACTGGCTGGTGGCCGAGGGCCGCACATCGCGTGCCCGCCTGGCCATCCGCGGCGGCTCCAACGGCGGTCTCCTGGTGGCCGCCTGCCTCACTCGCCGTCCCGACCTGTGCGCGGCGGTGGTATGTGACGTGCCGCTCACCGACATGGTGCGCTTCCCCCGTTTCCTCATCGCCCGGCTCTGGATCCCCGAATACGGCGACCCCGATGTGCCCGAGGAGTTGGCCTGGCTCCACGCCTACTCGCCCTACCACCAGGTAGTGGACGGCACGGCCTACCCGGCGGTGCTCATCACCACCGGCGAGCAAGACAGTCGGGTCGACCCCTGCCATGCCCGCAAGATGGCCGCCCGCCTCCAAGCCGCCTCAACGGCCCTCGTACTTCTGCGGGTCGAAGCCGCCGCCGGCCACGGCCAGGGCAAGCCCGCCGCGCAACAAACCGAGGAACGCGCCGACGTGCTGGCCTTCCTGGCCTGGCAGTTGGGCCTCGAACCCTAGAAGCGCCGCATCCGGTGGTGGAGGATCGCCGCCCGGGCTGCGTTGGCCCCGCACGCCCCGTGCACGCCGCCCCCCGGATGGGCCGCCGCCGACGCCAGGTACAGGCCCTTGATCGGCGTTTCCGACCGGCCCAGACCCGGCACCGGTCGCATCACCAGTTGCTGCGAAAGCCGCATCGTGCCACTGCCGATGTCGCCGCCCACCAAGTTGGCGTTGCTCGCCTCCAACGCCGGCGGGGTGAACACATGACGAGCGATAATCCGATCCCCGAATCCCGGAGCCAGCGCCTCGATGCGGGCTTCCATTCGCGCCGCGAAACGTTCGCCCTCCGCTTCGTCCCACACCCCCTTCAGTTCGTTCCCGGCGTCGGCCTTCGTGACCTGCGGGACATGCGTGTACGCCCAGGCCGATTCGGTGCCCGCCGGCGAGCGGCTCGGATCGGCC from Acidimicrobiia bacterium carries:
- a CDS encoding GNAT family N-acetyltransferase, with the translated sequence MSAQATQPFTVVRVPANQSCASIVGAAAAAALLSAGLSDSRSNEARCVIEALCLDAVLRCSESPEDEPSIELTVAVESEGVGLRLHDRGLPISPDRSAIRRAKQLAAAGCVDRLTVIGVSPDGPTADVFVAFPPATGPTPAAAVSSLDDVVLAPADEVVTFRRMVPGDSEAFARLAFRCYGYDYKRSAYIPDDIDDQLRDRTRLAGIAENDAGEMIGHVSYQRIRPGGSVFHGGAGMVDPRYRQRGLLGSIGTSLHALIADEDVVGIIGEPVMVHTVTQRQAHIVGYDTGVFLNWSNPRRVAGFDDVDVGGRVSVLCAFIPLAEVPHRDLYPPPVAVKHLAAVIASSGIDRTLHEPEAPLDRDATCIVLSHTDPGTGIAKLEVVQSGSDLIDRIMELLDDALAGGSPVVILDLPVSEPSIGWCAAGIGELGFVFAALLPECGVDGDILRLQYVVDLNHDSSGWKIDSPTTVDLVASIVDDVHLWHDRQSTSRRSRIHEWRQQALGE
- a CDS encoding class A beta-lactamase-related serine hydrolase — encoded protein: MPIERVDDPGSYPVADGREASLDLAALGGLLQRAGREVHEGLLPACQMAVAYRGRLLASATFGASARSRFVIYSCTKAITAGALWRVMGDGLLSRRTQVADLVPSFADNGLHTLTVEHLLTHTAGVPHAPMPDADWTDPRRRAERFASWTPEWEPGSRFAYHGSSAHWVLAHLVETVTGTDFRAFVGEDILGPLTIDSLCLGPAAEDQTDVLDVIGVGEVMSEADLASLGGAMGLDVSAIGRTEPDLLRHNGPAVRAIGQPGGGAVGRAADLAMYYQALLTNPGGFWPPAGLAAGTAEVVCDLIDPMTNAPAHRTLGLVRAGPTESAMMRGFASTNSPRTFGHMGAGGQVAWADPATGVSFAYLTNGLDRNPLRMGARGLALSYRAGAIATPRA
- a CDS encoding DoxX family membrane protein translates to MTTERSLLKTIARWALGVFLVIAGIGHLGPQRSEFQAQVPSWVPIDPDIVVVASGLVELSLGAALIFAGRRAALVGVIVAGFFIVIFPGNVAQFVEGTNAFGLDSDSQRLVRLWFQPLLVIWALWSTGGWGWLRHRFGAEHPMG
- a CDS encoding cupin domain-containing protein; this encodes MDAAEVIENLRLSPHPEGGYYRETWRHDPGDGSRGAGSAIYFLLAAGERSQWHRVDADEVWHFHGGGPLRLSLAQDRRGPVQEQMLGVDLAAGEEPQRRVPAGWWQAAEPLGAWTLMSCTVSPAFRFETFELAEPGWSPG
- a CDS encoding S9 family peptidase gives rise to the protein MADPYRWLEDGSSSEVGAWTTAQNARTRSALDGVRARDGFRDRLAQLTQAGTATSPALRGDHLFTIDRWGERDRAALVVRPIAAPIAGPGRVLVDPAAASGAATSAIDWYHPCPDGSLVAFGTSVGGDERSTLRIVEVATGQQRPDTLPHTRAASVAWLPDSRGFAYTRYPDPAAVGAEEAGYHRQVWWHRLGDPAAADTPCFTDLPEKEAWPDVSLSPDGRWLLVHVQRGWSQTDVHLLDRETNTWTTVVAGIEAATGLRVDLDRHRLIGETTLGAPKGRLVSLPLEGHPPRSPGGGEPAVVNPQALITELVAEADDILAGFAITNPDLLVVRTRAGVSSLHHHDPDGTHRAEVTALTGGLAAVTALAAHPSAPGIIAIGHTSFTRPDTVTAWRPEAEPIELTRLPCPPIASTTVTQLRYPSTDATEVPMLLVHATATAISHHTPTLLTGYGGFNITETPAWSPFVATWCELGGQVAIPGIRGGGEEGEAWHEAGRRANKPQVFADFEAAADWLVAEGRTSRARLAIRGGSNGGLLVAACLTRRPDLCAAVVCDVPLTDMVRFPRFLIARLWIPEYGDPDVPEELAWLHAYSPYHQVVDGTAYPAVLITTGEQDSRVDPCHARKMAARLQAASTALVLLRVEAAAGHGQGKPAAQQTEERADVLAFLAWQLGLEP